TAAGCGCGGTCGCCGCTGGAAATGGGCAGTGACAGAAAAAGAAGCATAGGGCAATAAATAGAATCGCCTTCGAACCGGGGTGCGTTACAACCTGTGGCGCTTCGAGTTACGTACCGTTACGATGCCCACGATCAGTGCGATGACGGAGGCAAAGTTTGCCAAACAAGTGCCAACGATAATAATGTTCGTACCTGCAAGCGGAGCGGTAACAGTCAAACCGGAAACTACCATACGCCCACGGAAGGATCGTTACTTACTCATCGGCAGGTTCGCGATTGGGAATACTTTGCTAGCCAGCGTGATAAAGATGGCTATCAGCGAGATGGCCAAGCTGTACAGGAACACTTTGTGCATTCGGTTGGTCGTCATTGTGGAGTCGGAAACAGAACACACACCCGGTTCACGCGCAACGGCTGACTGAGGCAAGCAAATCGACCC
This Anopheles cruzii unplaced genomic scaffold, idAnoCruzAS_RS32_06 scaffold03493_ctg1, whole genome shotgun sequence DNA region includes the following protein-coding sequences:
- the LOC128277033 gene encoding uncharacterized protein LOC128277033; the protein is MTTNRMHKVFLYSLAISLIAIFITLASKVFPIANLPMSTNIIIVGTCLANFASVIALIVGIVTRRPR